The stretch of DNA CGAGGGGCACACCGACACCGTCATCGCCGACCGTCTCGGCATGAACGTACGCACCGCCCGTGAGCACATCGCCAAGCTCGCCGCCACCCTCGGCAGCGGCAGCCGGGCCCAGTTGGGCTACCTCATCGGGCAGTCGGGAATTCTTGACCCGGAAGCGTGATCGGCCCCGCCACGGCGGTGCGCGGCGGCCCGTCCAGCCCCGCCTGGGCGATGCGCACGCCCAACTGCGTACGGCTGGCCGCGCCCAGCGTCTCCGACAGCCGGGCGATGTGGGCCCGGCAGGTGCGGACGCTGATGCCCAGCCGCTCGGCGATCACCGCGTCCTGGTGGCCCTCGGCCAGCAGCGCCGCGATGGACTGCTCACGGTGGGAGATGCCCTCGATGCCCGTCTCGGGCAGCGGCGCGGTCAGCGGGATCGCCAGCCGCCAGAGCCGCTCGAAGACCGTCCCCAGGTACTCCACCAGCGCGGGATGGCGCAGTTCCAGCGCCATCGTGCGGTCGGCGTTGGCGGGCACGAAGGCGACCGTGCGGTCGAAGAGGATCAGCCGGTCGATCACCTCGTCCAGCGTGCGCGCCTCGACCGCGTCGCCCATCAGCTCCAGGTAGTTGAGCAGCCCCTGGCCGTGCCGGGCCACGTGCGTGTACAGGTCCCGCATCCGCACCCCGCGCCCGCGCAGCGCCAGCGCCCGGTGCAGCCCCTCGGACAGCTCGTGCTCGCGGCGGATGCCGCCCGGCTGGACGGTCAGCACCTCGGTGGTGCACGCCTCGGTCGCCTCGTCCATGGCCGCCTGGATGCGGGACAGGCCGTCCAGGACCCGGATCGCCGTGCCCTCCACGGCCGTGGCGGACACGCGCACCTGGCGGCCCAGTCCGGCGTACCGCTCGACGGCGGCCACCACCGAGCCCACCCGCCGGTGGCTCTCACTGACCTCGTCGTACATCCCGCGCAGCAGCCGGGTCATGACCTCCTGCGGCGCGGTCGGCACCAGGAAGTCCATGTCGTCGGGGTCCGGGTGCAGTAGGGCGAGTTCAAGCAGGCAGGGCACCGGCTCGGCGAGCCGGCGCGGCACCCGGCCCCGTCGTACGGCCCGGGAATACACGTGCTCGCCGGCCTCGCACAGTCGCTCGGCACCGTGTGGATGCTCCGCCGTCCCGTGCCCGGTCATGCCCCATCACACCCCCGGTTTCCGCGTCTTCCGCAGCGCAACTATGCGCGGAGCGGACCGGCTGTGCAACACGGCTCCTACCGGCGCGGCCCCCGAGAACCAGCGGTTTCGACCGGTGTGCACCAGCTTCCACTTGACGGAACGCAGCGTGGCCGGAACCGGCTGTTGAACCCGAACGGGTCATGACCGCAAGGGAGTTACTTCAGGCCGATCGCCGCGCAGGCCTCCCGGTACTTCGCGGTGCAGATGTCGGACACCCCGTAGATGCCGTCCTCGATGACCGTGCCCTTGATGTTGGTCTTCGTCAGGGCGACCACGGAGACCAACTGGGCCGGAATGTTCTTGTGGGTGGGGCTGCTGATCCGGTCCCGGGTGAGGGAGTCGAACTGGATGTCCTTGCCCTGGACCTTGGCGACCGCCATCTGGGCGGCGGTCTCGGCCTCCGTCGGGTAGGACTTGTACACGCTCATGTACTGCTCGCCGGTGACGATCCGCTGCACGGCGTCGAGTTCGGCGTCCTGGCCTGTGATGGCCGGCAGGTCGGTGATGCCCGCCGCCTTGAAGGCCTTGATGACGCCGCCCGCCATGCCGTCGTTGGCGGAGTAGACGGCGTCGATGTTGTCCTTGCCGAGCGAGGCGAGCGCCTGGGCCATGTTCGCCTCGGCGTTCTCGGGCTTCCAGTCCTTGGTGTCGTAGGACTTGGCGATCGTGACCTTCCCGCTGAGCTGGGAGAGCGCGCCCTCCTTGAACTGCTTGGCGTTCGGGTCGGTGGGCGAGCCGTTGATCATGACGATCTTGTCGGTGGTGTCGACACCGGAACCCA from Streptomyces sp. 6-11-2 encodes:
- a CDS encoding helix-turn-helix transcriptional regulator, giving the protein MTGHGTAEHPHGAERLCEAGEHVYSRAVRRGRVPRRLAEPVPCLLELALLHPDPDDMDFLVPTAPQEVMTRLLRGMYDEVSESHRRVGSVVAAVERYAGLGRQVRVSATAVEGTAIRVLDGLSRIQAAMDEATEACTTEVLTVQPGGIRREHELSEGLHRALALRGRGVRMRDLYTHVARHGQGLLNYLELMGDAVEARTLDEVIDRLILFDRTVAFVPANADRTMALELRHPALVEYLGTVFERLWRLAIPLTAPLPETGIEGISHREQSIAALLAEGHQDAVIAERLGISVRTCRAHIARLSETLGAASRTQLGVRIAQAGLDGPPRTAVAGPITLPGQEFPTAR
- a CDS encoding sugar ABC transporter substrate-binding protein, with amino-acid sequence MRRIAIAVAAPTLTFSLAACGALGGSGSSSAASPTKGNDLTVGLLLPETANTRYEKFDYPIIKEKVAALTRNQGKVEYANADADAGRQASQMQRMIDNKVDVILLDAVDSHAIADMVQKAKDADIPVIAYDRLSEGPIDAYISFDNELVGEVQGRSLLEALGSGVDTTDKIVMINGSPTDPNAKQFKEGALSQLSGKVTIAKSYDTKDWKPENAEANMAQALASLGKDNIDAVYSANDGMAGGVIKAFKAAGITDLPAITGQDAELDAVQRIVTGEQYMSVYKSYPTEAETAAQMAVAKVQGKDIQFDSLTRDRISSPTHKNIPAQLVSVVALTKTNIKGTVIEDGIYGVSDICTAKYREACAAIGLK